In Pseudemcibacter aquimaris, the sequence CAGGTAAAAGACGACGATCATTCAAGCTTACCTGTTGATGTCAGTGATGATTTAAGGCAACTTGGTGTCACGGTATGTTTAACCGTTGAAGATTTACTGACCGAACTGGTTAGAATGGTGCAGGGAGCACGTTATGACTAAAAACATCGGGATCATCGGGGTCGGCCATTTCGCCGGATATCTGGTCGAAGGGTTTATGAACCGCGCCCCATCAATCAACATAACATTATCCCCACGCAACAATGAAAAGGCAGCGTCCCTTTCAAAAGAATATGGATGTCAGGTTGCCACCGACAACCAAGATGTTATCAATAAATCAGACATTATTATTCTGGCCGTTAGACCAGACACAGTTAACAGTGTGCTTGATGGATTAGAATTTCCAGAAAATAAATTGGTCATTTCTGTGGTGGCCGGATCAAAACCTGATTTATTAAAACCGCTTATTGCCCCGGCAAATGTTGTTTGTTGCTTACCCATATCATGTGCAGCGGTCAATCAAAGTCCGACTTTGCTTTACCCGCACAATGACGAAGCACATGAACTGCTTTCCTTGCTTGGCACAGTCATCCCGTGCCAAAACCAACAAGAATTCACCACCGCTAGTACCTATAGCGCCTTTTACGGATGGCTGTTTGAATTTATCGCGAAAGCTGGAAAATGGGGCGAAGAAAATGGCCTTGATCCAGAAATGGCACGCAAAATCACAGAACAAACAATTTGTGGTGCGGCCATCATGTCCGGCAAAGATAGCGACAAGACATTTGAACAGATCATCGAAAATGTCGCGACCAAAGGCGGCATTACCGACCTTGGGTTAAAAGTGATTAATGCTGACGATGGTTATAAACCATGGCTTGATGCCATG encodes:
- a CDS encoding NAD(P)-binding domain-containing protein; this encodes MTKNIGIIGVGHFAGYLVEGFMNRAPSINITLSPRNNEKAASLSKEYGCQVATDNQDVINKSDIIILAVRPDTVNSVLDGLEFPENKLVISVVAGSKPDLLKPLIAPANVVCCLPISCAAVNQSPTLLYPHNDEAHELLSLLGTVIPCQNQQEFTTASTYSAFYGWLFEFIAKAGKWGEENGLDPEMARKITEQTICGAAIMSGKDSDKTFEQIIENVATKGGITDLGLKVINADDGYKPWLDAMDAVKNRLSGSQDS